One genomic segment of Fusobacterium nucleatum includes these proteins:
- a CDS encoding DUF1456 family protein — translation MTNNDFLRRLRYALNIKDNIMVQIFKKGNITVRREDVLDYLKKDIDEGFKKLNNNDLIAFLDGLIIQKRGKKEDGTPVSQIKVTKNNLNNVLLRKLRIALSFKSYDMIKIFKLGRVEISEGELSALFRSEDHKNYKECGDKYIRVFLKGLTEFYRN, via the coding sequence ATGACTAATAATGATTTTTTAAGAAGACTTAGATATGCTCTTAATATTAAAGATAATATTATGGTACAAATTTTTAAAAAGGGAAATATAACTGTTAGAAGAGAAGATGTACTTGACTATTTAAAAAAAGATATTGATGAAGGTTTTAAAAAATTAAATAATAATGATTTAATTGCTTTTTTAGATGGTTTAATCATACAAAAAAGAGGGAAAAAAGAAGATGGAACACCTGTTTCACAAATAAAAGTTACAAAAAATAATTTAAATAATGTTCTATTAAGAAAATTAAGAATAGCACTTTCTTTTAAAAGTTATGATATGATTAAAATTTTTAAACTTGGTAGAGTAGAAATTTCAGAGGGGGAATTAAGTGCACTTTTTAGAAGTGAAGATCATAAAAACTATAAAGAATGTGGAGATAAATACATAAGAGTCTTTTTAAAGGGATTAACAGAATTTTACAGAAATTAA
- a CDS encoding ATP-dependent DNA helicase — protein MDIKDRFSEESLQIIKKYLQENNNKSMIFKATFDDNELIQEPFFLSLYKKKNFEETLTKVSKNEVVIRTTKPNHLYPSDMELELSEELYNRRNIAYCLLSSDLDDFYFVQDIDRTFLEKVNIKNYFANDGILAKEIKGFEYRKEQEEMAHYIQDAINEDRKIIIEAGTGTGKTLAYLIPAIKWAVVNKKKVIIATNTINLQEQLLLKDIPLAKSIIKEEFSYVLVKGRSNYLCKRFFNELSIGRSIDIETFSMEAREQIEYILKWGNKTKSGDKAELPFEVYPDVWELVQSTTELCLGKKCPYRKECFFMKTRMEKMEADILISNHHVFFADLNVRAETDFDSEYLILPRYDMVIFDEAHNIESVARSYFSVEVSKISFTRLLNRIYQKKNKRKKEKSALIRVEDTIDEKDLEDGQQYIYLLNTLKEEISILQNIGDEYFDEIRKIYETNTEAPIRKSLNNFEMTKSRFLETLRDKKDIFQSKLADFLTLMMSFNNVIDEEKEKNPEVINFNNHLKMFKAYIDSFKFINSFEDDNYIYWLDINSKRTNVLLTATPLNIAEKLSTVLFDNLDRLVFASATIVANGNFDYFKKSLGLDEEDCIECIIKSPFNYDEQMSVYIPTDIQDSENINAFVTDASKFILDILLKTNGKAFILFTSYTMLNQIYYSVSKKLINKGFEVFLHGDKPRSQLIKEFKEAENPILFGTTSFWEGVDVQGENLSNVIITKLPFLVPTDPVVSAISKKIEEDGGNSFTDFQLPEAIIKFKQGVGRLIRKKTDSGNIFILDSRILKKRYGSLFINALPSQKNIKILEKDDIIEEIE, from the coding sequence ATGGATATAAAAGATAGATTTTCAGAAGAAAGTTTGCAAATAATTAAAAAATATTTACAAGAAAATAATAACAAATCAATGATTTTTAAAGCAACTTTTGATGACAATGAACTTATCCAAGAGCCATTTTTTTTATCACTTTATAAAAAGAAAAATTTTGAGGAAACTTTAACAAAGGTGAGTAAAAATGAGGTTGTTATTAGGACAACAAAACCTAATCACTTATATCCTAGCGATATGGAGTTAGAACTTTCAGAAGAATTATATAATAGAAGAAATATTGCTTATTGTCTTTTAAGTTCTGACTTAGATGATTTCTATTTTGTACAAGATATTGATAGAACTTTTTTAGAAAAAGTAAATATAAAAAATTACTTTGCTAATGATGGTATTTTAGCAAAAGAAATTAAAGGTTTTGAGTACAGAAAAGAACAAGAGGAAATGGCTCATTATATCCAAGATGCAATAAATGAAGATAGAAAAATTATTATTGAAGCTGGGACAGGAACTGGAAAGACATTAGCATATTTAATTCCAGCTATTAAGTGGGCAGTTGTTAATAAGAAAAAAGTAATTATTGCAACAAATACTATAAATTTACAAGAACAATTATTATTAAAAGATATTCCTCTTGCAAAGTCAATAATAAAAGAAGAATTTTCTTATGTTTTAGTAAAAGGTAGAAGTAATTATTTGTGTAAAAGATTTTTTAATGAGTTGAGTATAGGAAGAAGTATTGATATAGAAACTTTTTCTATGGAAGCCAGAGAACAAATAGAATATATCTTAAAATGGGGAAATAAGACTAAATCAGGAGATAAAGCTGAATTACCTTTTGAAGTTTATCCTGATGTATGGGAATTAGTACAAAGTACAACTGAGTTATGTCTTGGAAAGAAATGTCCATATAGAAAAGAGTGTTTTTTTATGAAAACTAGAATGGAAAAAATGGAAGCTGATATTTTAATTTCAAATCACCATGTGTTTTTTGCTGATTTGAATGTGAGAGCAGAAACTGATTTTGATTCGGAATATCTTATTTTACCAAGATATGATATGGTAATTTTTGATGAAGCACATAATATTGAATCAGTTGCTAGAAGTTATTTTTCTGTGGAAGTTTCAAAAATTTCCTTTACAAGACTTTTAAATAGAATTTATCAAAAGAAAAATAAAAGAAAAAAAGAGAAATCAGCTCTTATAAGAGTTGAAGATACTATTGATGAGAAAGACTTAGAAGATGGTCAACAATATATTTACCTTTTAAATACATTAAAAGAAGAAATTTCTATTTTACAGAATATAGGTGATGAATATTTTGATGAAATTAGAAAAATATATGAAACAAATACAGAAGCTCCAATTAGGAAAAGTTTAAATAATTTTGAAATGACAAAATCAAGATTTTTAGAAACTTTAAGAGATAAAAAAGATATATTTCAAAGTAAATTAGCAGATTTTTTAACTTTGATGATGTCATTTAATAATGTTATAGATGAAGAAAAAGAAAAAAATCCAGAAGTTATTAATTTTAATAACCATTTAAAAATGTTTAAAGCTTATATAGATAGTTTTAAATTTATAAATAGTTTTGAAGATGATAACTATATTTACTGGCTTGATATAAATTCTAAAAGAACAAATGTGCTTTTAACTGCAACGCCACTTAATATAGCTGAAAAGCTAAGCACAGTTCTTTTTGATAATTTAGATAGATTAGTATTTGCTTCTGCAACAATAGTTGCAAATGGAAACTTTGATTATTTTAAAAAGTCATTAGGTTTAGATGAGGAAGATTGTATTGAATGTATAATAAAATCTCCTTTTAATTATGATGAGCAGATGTCTGTTTATATTCCAACAGATATTCAAGATTCTGAGAATATAAATGCTTTTGTTACAGATGCGAGCAAGTTTATTTTAGATATTTTACTAAAAACTAATGGAAAAGCTTTTATATTATTTACTTCATATACTATGTTAAATCAAATTTATTATTCAGTTTCAAAAAAATTGATAAATAAAGGTTTTGAAGTATTTTTACATGGAGATAAACCAAGAAGTCAGCTTATAAAAGAGTTTAAAGAAGCAGAAAATCCCATATTATTTGGAACAACTTCTTTTTGGGAAGGTGTTGATGTACAAGGTGAAAATTTAAGTAATGTTATAATAACTAAGTTACCTTTCCTTGTTCCAACAGATCCAGTGGTATCTGCTATAAGTAAAAAAATTGAAGAAGATGGTGGAAATTCTTTTACAGATTTTCAATTGCCAGAAGCAATAATAAAATTTAAACAAGGGGTTGGTAGGTTAATAAGAAAGAAAACAGATAGTGGAAATATTTTTATCTTAGATAGTAGAATTTTGAAGAAAAGGTATGGCTCTCTTTTTATAAATGCCTTACCTAGTCAAAAAAATATTAAAATATTAGAAAAAGATGATATAATAGAAGAAATTGAATGA
- the ftcD gene encoding glutamate formimidoyltransferase has product MAKIVECIPNYSEGKDLAKIERIVAPYKNNSKIKLLSVEPDANYNRTVVTVLGDPEEVKKAVIESIGIATKEIDMNVHKGEHKRMGATDVVPFLPIQEMTTEECNEISKEVGKAVWEKFQLPVFLYESTATAPNRVSLPDIRKGEYEGMAEKLKQPEWAPDFGERAPHPTAGVTAIGCRMPLIAFNINLATTNMDIPKEIAKAIRFSSGGFRFIQAGPAEILDKGFVQVTMNIKDYTKNPIYRIMETVKMEAKRWGVKVTGCEIIGATPFASLTDSLKYYLACDGIKDDVDAMSMDKVVELMIKYLGLTDFDVKKVLEANI; this is encoded by the coding sequence ATGGCAAAAATAGTAGAATGTATTCCAAATTATAGTGAAGGTAAAGATTTAGCTAAGATTGAAAGAATCGTAGCACCTTATAAAAATAATTCAAAAATTAAACTTCTAAGTGTTGAACCAGATGCAAATTACAATAGAACAGTTGTAACAGTATTAGGTGATCCTGAAGAAGTTAAAAAAGCTGTTATTGAATCAATAGGAATTGCAACTAAGGAAATAGATATGAATGTTCATAAAGGTGAACACAAAAGAATGGGAGCGACAGATGTTGTACCTTTCTTACCAATCCAAGAAATGACTACTGAAGAATGTAATGAAATTTCAAAAGAAGTAGGTAAAGCTGTTTGGGAAAAATTCCAATTACCAGTTTTCCTATATGAAAGTACTGCAACTGCACCAAACAGAGTTTCTCTACCTGATATAAGAAAAGGTGAATATGAAGGAATGGCAGAAAAATTAAAACAACCTGAATGGGCTCCAGATTTTGGAGAAAGAGCACCTCACCCTACTGCTGGTGTTACTGCTATTGGTTGTAGAATGCCTTTAATAGCTTTTAATATCAATTTAGCTACAACAAATATGGATATTCCAAAAGAAATTGCAAAAGCTATCAGATTCTCAAGTGGAGGATTTAGATTTATACAAGCTGGACCTGCTGAAATTTTAGATAAAGGTTTTGTTCAAGTTACAATGAACATAAAAGATTATACTAAAAACCCAATCTATAGAATAATGGAAACTGTAAAAATGGAAGCTAAAAGATGGGGAGTAAAAGTTACTGGTTGTGAAATTATAGGAGCAACTCCTTTCGCATCATTAACTGACTCTTTAAAATATTACCTAGCATGTGATGGAATAAAAGATGATGTAGATGCTATGTCAATGGATAAAGTTGTTGAATTAATGATTAAATATTTAGGTTTAACTGATTTTGATGTTAAAAAAGTATTAGAAGCTAATATCTAA